A genome region from Salvia splendens isolate huo1 chromosome 19, SspV2, whole genome shotgun sequence includes the following:
- the LOC121779384 gene encoding inositol polyphosphate multikinase beta-like, with amino-acid sequence MLKVPDHQVAGHKAGDGRLGPLVDDSGRFYKPLQGDERGANEVSFYTSFSSNAKIPDHVTRFFPKFDGTQLVEASDGSGMQPHLVLQDLTFNRVNPSIMDIKIGSRTWPPHAPEDYVQKCLKKDRTSSSLPLGFRVSGARIFGSLKLGYWEPKNKSSIQKLSADEVKLLLKNFVSSNASEETQMKPDCLFASTVYGGSTGILSQLLELKAWFEDQTIYHFYSCSVLMMFEKELASCGKSPRAEIKLVDFAHVHEGKGVIDHNFLGGLCSFIKFISEILTTPEDCAADSLVDDAQRNHIYSDNGSV; translated from the coding sequence ATGCTTAAGGTCCCAGATCATCAGGTTGCCGGACACAAAGCTGGCGATGGACGGCTTGGACCACTTGTTGACGATTCAGGGCGTTTCTACAAGCCTCTTCAGGGTGATGAGCGTGGAGCTAATGAGGTCTCTTTCTATACATCATTCTCTTCAAACGCTAAAATTCCTGATCATGTCACAAGGTTCTTCCCCAAGTTTGATGGTACTCAACTCGTGGAAGCATCTGATGGATCTGGTATGCAACCTCATCTCGTTTTACAAGATCTTACATTCAATCGTGTAAATCCGTCTATAATGGACATCAAAATTGGTTCAAGAACTTGGCCTCCACATGCGCCAGAGGACTACGTCCAGAAGTGTTTAAAGAAAGATAGGACAAGTTCAAGCCTTCCGTTGGGTTTCAGGGTATCAGGTGCGCGAATCTTTGGAAGCTTAAAATTAGGATACTGGGAGCCGAAGAACAAATCTTCAATTCAGAAACTTTCTGCTGATGAAGTAAAGTTGCTTCTAAAAAACTTTGTTTCGTCGAACGCATCGGAAGAGACACAAATGAAACCAGATTGCTTATTCGCATCAACTGTTTATGGTGGCTCAACGGGTATTTTATCACAGTTACTTGAATTAAAGGCATGGTTTGAGGATCAAACGATCTACCATTTCTATTCTTGCTCAGTTCTTATGATGTTTGAAAAGGAGCTTGCATCATGTGGAAAGAGCCCCCGAGCAGAAATCAAGCTTGTTGATTTCGCCCACGTTCATGAAGGCAAGGGTGTTATTGATCATAACTTCCTAGGCGGGCTTTGCTCTTTCATAAAATTCATCTCTGAGATCCTTACCACTCCTGAAGACTGTGCTGCTGATTCCTTAGTAGACGATGCTCAGAGAAACCATATCTATTCCGATAACGGTTCAGTTTGA
- the LOC121779383 gene encoding respiratory burst oxidase homolog protein C-like: MYKSQMQNSENNQHQHQHSDSDIVGDNDKISFSGPLSGPLNKRPGGGGRKSARFNIPGDSSPAQASDDYVEITLDVREDSVAVHSVKAAGGGEVEDPELALLARGLEKRSSLGSSVVRNASSKIRQVSQELKRLASLTRRPAQAGRFDRTKSAAAHALKGLKFISKTDGGAAWAGVEKRFDKIVKEEANGLLPRARFGECIGMNKESKDFAGELFDALARRRNIGGGCINKAQLKEFWDQFADQSFDSRLQTFFDMVDKDADGRITEEEVREIITLSASANKLSNIQMQADEYARLIMEELDPNELGYIMIENLEMLLLQGLGQSVRGERESRNLSKMLSEKLKPTQDPPIKRWYRDGRYFVLDNWQRVWVMALWIGVMALLFTWKYIQYKDREAFEVMGHCVCMAKGAAETLKLNMALILLPVCRNTITWLRNKTKLGAAVPFDDNLNFHKVIAIAIAMGVGIHGISHLACDFPRLLSATPEEYEDMVPFFGEQPTSYWFFIKGWEGVTGIVMVVLMAIAFTLASPWFRRGKVSLPKPLNKLTGFNAFWYSHHLFVIVYACLIIHSIKLYLTKEWYKKTTWMYLAVPITLYASERLIRAFRSSIKAVKILKVAVYPGNVLTLHMSKPQGFKYKSGQYIFVNCAAVSPFEWHPFSITSAPRDDYVSVHIRTLGDWTRQLKAVFSEVCQPPPTGKSGLLRADYLQGENNPNFPKVLIDGPYGAPTQDYKSYDVVLLVGLGIGATPMISVVKDIVNNMKAMDMEENALEEGSTAPSPLTTPRQSAGSGSGRHSFKTRRAYFYWVTREQGSFDWFKGVMNEVGEMDHKGVIEMHNYCTSVYEEGDARSALIAMLQSLNHAKNGVDVVSGTRVKSHFAKPNWRTVYKRIALNHPNSRVGVFYCGAPPPVKELRQLASDFSHKTNTKFEFHKENF; the protein is encoded by the exons ATGTACAAATCCCAAATGCAAAATTCAGAGAATAACCAACACCAGCACCAGCACTCAGATTCTGATATTGTTGGGGACAACGACAAGATCTCGTTCAGTGGCCCACTGAGTGGGCCACTGAACAAGAGGCCAGGTGGCGGTGGGAGAAAAAGTGCGAGATTCAACATCCCAGGCGACTCCTCCCCCGCCCAGGCCAGCGATGACTATGTGGAGATCACCCTCGACGTGAGGGAGGACTCGGTGGCGGTGCACAGCGTGAAGGCGGCCGGGGGCGGGGAGGTGGAGGATCCGGAGCTGGCTCTGCTGGCCCGAGGCCTAGAGAAGCGGTCCTCGCTCGGATCCTCCGTCGTCAGAAACGCCTCATCGAAAATCCGGCAGGTCTCTCAGGAGCTCAAGCGCCTCGCCTCCCTCACGCGCCGCCCTGCGCAGGCGGGGAGGTTCGACCGGACCAAGTCCGCCGCCGCGCATGCGCTCAAGGGGCTCAAGTTCATCAGCAAGACCGACGGCGGCGCCGCCTGGGCCGGGGTGGAGAAGCGGTTCGATAAAATTGTTAAAGAAGAAGCTAATGGCTTGCTTCCTCGCGCACGCTTTGGCGAATGcatag GCATGAATAAGGAGTCTAAGGATTTCGCCGGCGAGCTCTTCGACGCGCTAGCGCGGCGGAGGAACATCGGCGGCGGGTGCATTAACAAGGCGCAGCTGAAGGAATTCTGGGACCAATTTGCTGATCAAAGCTTCGATTCACGCCTTCAAACATTCTTCGACAT GGTTGATAAAGATGCTGATGGAAGAATCACAGAAGAGGAAGTGAGAGAG ATTATTACACTAAGCGCCTCCGCCAACAAGCTGTCGAATATTCAGATGCAAGCCGATGAATATGCAAGATTGATCATGGAAGAATTGGACCCAAACGAGTTAGGATATATCATG ATTGAGAATCTGGAGATGCTGCTGCTGCAAGGGCTGGGCCAATCCGTTCGAGGTGAGCGTGAGAGCCGGAATCTGAGCAAGATGCTGAGCGAGAAACTTAAGCCAACTCAAGACCCTCCCATAAAGAGGTGGTACAGAGATGGTCGCTACTTTGTGCTTGATAATTGGCAGAGAGTTTGGGTGATGGCATTGTGGATTGGAGTAATGGCTCTTCTCTTCACTTGGAAATACATCCAATACAAGGATAGAGAGGCTTTCGAGGTGATGGGCCACTGCGTCTGCATGGCCAAGGGCGCCGCCGAGACCCTCAAGCTCAACATGGCCCTCATCCTTCTCCCCGTCTGTCGGAACACCATCACCTGGCTCAGGAACAAGACCAAGCTAGGGGCCGCCGTCCCATTTGACGACAATCTCAACTTCCACAAG GTTATTGCAATCGCAATTGCAATGGGGGTTGGAATACATGGGATAAGCCATCTGGCATGTGATTTTCCCCGGCTCTTGAGCGCGACGCCAGAAGAGTACGAGGACATGGTGCCTTTCTTCGGGGAGCAGCCGACGAGCTATTGGTTCTTCATTAAAGGGTGGGAAGGAGTGACCGGAATTGTGATGGTTGTGCTTATGGCAATTGCCTTCACACTTGCTTCACCATGGTTTAGGAGGGGGAAAGTTAGCCTACCAAAGCCATTGAATAAGCTCACAGGCTTCAATGCCTTTTGGTATTCACATCACTTATTCGTCATTGTATACGCTTGCCTCATTATTCACAGTATCAAGCTCTACTTGACCAAAGAATGGTACAAGAAAACG ACGTGGATGTATTTGGCCGTTCCGATCACACTCTATGCTTCGGAAAGGTTGATTAGGGCATTTAGGTCGAGCATCAAGGCCGTCAAAATTTTAAAG GTGGCTGTGTACCCTGGGAATGTGCTAACGCTTCACATGTCTAAGCCACAAGGATTCAAATATAAAAGTGGTCAATACATTTTTGTCAATTGTGCAGCTGTTTCTCCATTCGAATG GCACCCATTTTCCATTACTTCAGCACCCAGAGATGATTATGTGAGTGTTCACATCAGAACACTTGGTGATTGGACCAGGCAATTGAAAGCTGTTTTCTCTGAG GTTTGTCAGCCTCCGCCTACCGGAAAAAGTGGACTCCTTCGTGCTGATTATTTGCAAGGAGAGAATAATCCAAA CTTCCCTAAAGTGTTGATCGATGGTCCATACGGTGCACCAACTCAAGACTACAAGAGCTACGACGTCGTGTTGCTGGTCGGGCTAGGTATAGGCGCTACGCCCATGATTAGTGTTGTCAAGGACATAGTCAATAACATGAAAGCAATGGACATGGAGGAGAATGCATTGGAGGAAGGAAGCACGGCCCCCAGCCCTCTCACGACGCCCAGGCAAAGTGCGGGCTCAGGGAGCGGGCGACACAGCTTCAAGACCCGAAGGGCATACTTCTACTGGGTGACGCGTGAGCAGGGATCCTTCGATTGGTTCAAGGGCGTGATGAACGAGGTGGGCGAGATGGATCACAAGGGAGTGATCGAGATGCACAACTACTGCACAAGTGTCTATGAGGAGGGAGACGCGCGCTCCGCCCTCATCGCCATGTTGCAATCCCTCAACCACGCCAAGAATGGGGTCGACGTCGTGTCGGGCACGCGCGTCAAGTCCCACTTCGCCAAGCCTAACTGGCGCACCGTCTACAAGCGAATCGCGCTCAATCATCCTAATAGTAGAGTCG GGGTGTTTTACTGTGGGGCACCACCACCAGTGAAGGAGCTAAGACAACTGGCTTCTGATTTCTCTCACAAGACCAACACCAAATTTGAATTCCACAAAGAGAACTTTTGA